One stretch of SAR324 cluster bacterium DNA includes these proteins:
- a CDS encoding ABC transporter ATP-binding protein has product MSDIIKLGSFIRPYWKQSTMALILLILLVMLDLSIPRLIQRIIDEGIRQQNQQIVIHTGLLMLGISALSAVIAIGNNILSVKVGESLARDLREAIFLKIQSFSFRNLEQMQTGTLMVRLTSDTTAIQRLAQLSLRIGTRAPLLMIGSLLLMIHTSPRLALTLLPLLLITMGIIVFFVLKMEPLFRLVQHKLDKLNTVLQENVSGVRLIKAFVRADHEGQRFETANEGFTGPSIKVMGFMSTMTPALTICVNIGMVIVIWSGGLDAIRGDLTVGQIVAVTNYLLTTMTPLILMGMLSNIWASGLVSASRIQLLLDTETDIREAADARFFPENFQGHIELRDVSFHYKGYSEKPVLRNINLVMEPGQTLAILGATGAGKSTLINLIPRFYDVTSGQVLIDGQDIRTIRQESLMAHIAMVPQETILFSGSIRDNIRYGRPEAGEDEVLAAAQAAQAHEFIQNLHRGYDTHIEERGVNLSGGQKQRIAIARALLMRPQIMILDDSTSAVDVKTETWIHDALESQTNPPTLLLVAQRISTVLNADRIVVLEKGAIAAQGTHQQLLQSSPIYQEIYESQLGNGVSSSELSGLALERNLP; this is encoded by the coding sequence ATGTCCGATATTATCAAACTGGGTTCGTTTATCCGGCCTTACTGGAAGCAATCCACCATGGCGTTGATTCTGCTGATTCTGCTGGTGATGCTTGATCTTTCCATTCCCCGGTTGATCCAACGGATCATTGATGAGGGCATCAGACAACAAAACCAGCAAATCGTAATCCATACCGGACTGCTGATGCTTGGAATATCCGCCTTGAGCGCAGTGATCGCGATTGGCAACAATATTCTGTCGGTAAAAGTTGGAGAAAGTCTTGCTCGTGATCTGCGGGAAGCGATTTTTTTGAAAATACAATCATTTTCCTTCAGAAATCTGGAACAGATGCAAACAGGCACCCTGATGGTGCGTCTCACAAGCGATACCACAGCCATTCAGCGGTTGGCCCAGCTTTCACTCCGCATCGGCACAAGAGCACCGTTGCTGATGATCGGCAGTCTGCTTCTGATGATCCACACCAGCCCGCGGTTGGCACTCACTTTGTTGCCGTTGTTGTTGATCACGATGGGAATTATTGTCTTTTTTGTCCTCAAAATGGAGCCGCTGTTCCGGTTGGTCCAGCACAAACTGGATAAACTCAACACCGTTCTTCAGGAAAATGTATCGGGCGTTCGACTGATCAAGGCCTTTGTCCGGGCGGATCATGAAGGGCAACGGTTTGAAACCGCCAATGAAGGCTTTACCGGACCATCGATCAAAGTGATGGGTTTCATGTCCACCATGACTCCGGCACTGACGATTTGTGTCAACATCGGGATGGTGATTGTGATCTGGTCTGGTGGTCTGGATGCCATCCGTGGCGATCTGACTGTCGGGCAGATTGTCGCTGTCACCAACTATCTTCTCACCACCATGACGCCGCTGATTCTCATGGGCATGCTGTCCAATATCTGGGCCAGCGGACTGGTTTCCGCCAGTCGGATACAGCTATTGCTGGACACTGAAACAGACATCCGTGAGGCCGCGGACGCCCGGTTTTTTCCAGAAAATTTTCAGGGTCACATTGAATTGAGGGATGTCTCTTTTCATTACAAGGGCTACAGCGAAAAACCCGTTCTGCGAAACATCAATCTGGTGATGGAACCCGGGCAGACTCTGGCCATTCTCGGCGCGACCGGGGCTGGAAAATCCACACTGATCAATCTCATTCCCCGGTTTTATGATGTGACCAGCGGGCAAGTCCTGATTGATGGACAGGACATCCGGACAATCAGGCAGGAATCGTTGATGGCACACATTGCGATGGTCCCGCAGGAAACCATTCTGTTTTCAGGCAGTATCAGGGATAATATTCGTTATGGCAGACCGGAGGCCGGCGAGGATGAAGTGCTTGCCGCGGCTCAGGCGGCTCAGGCCCATGAATTCATCCAAAATCTCCATCGTGGCTATGACACCCACATTGAAGAACGTGGTGTGAATTTGTCTGGTGGGCAAAAACAACGAATCGCCATTGCGCGGGCGCTTCTCATGCGTCCCCAAATCATGATTCTGGATGACAGCACCAGCGCAGTGGATGTGAAAACGGAAACATGGATCCATGACGCTCTGGAATCGCAAACCAACCCGCCAACGCTTCTGCTTGTGGCACAGCGGATCAGCACCGTGCTGAACGCCGACAGGATTGTGGTGCTTGAAAAAGGCGCCATCGCCGCACAGGGAACGCATCAGCAATTGCTACAGTCCAGCCCGATTTATCAGGAAATCTATGAATCCCAACTGGGAAATGGTGTTTCAAGCAGTGAACTTTCAGGCCTGGCTCTGGAAAGGAATCTGCCATGA